From Amphritea atlantica, a single genomic window includes:
- a CDS encoding sensor domain-containing diguanylate cyclase, with product MESEDVINQEDDVYKTLLESTNAIPWKINWETKAFEYIGPQIEQLLGWSQDSWVSAQDWIDRIHMDERDQTAQYCINLCEKGTDHEADYRALTADGRYVWVRDVVHVIRKNDVTTELVGFMFDISERKALEEELQRANKKLEALSYLDGLTGVPNRRLYDQTLASEWARALRSGSSLSLIVIDIDHFKDYNDQCGHIQGDECLRQVAEALQSVAVRSTDFFARYGGEEFVLLLPDTAREAARDIAERCRRCILELALPHPASSTGPLLTISAGVASLEPQPGDDSTELFSTADRMLYQAKRNGRNRFACSWPIKTTDGETNQAAG from the coding sequence ATGGAGTCAGAAGACGTGATCAATCAAGAAGATGATGTATATAAGACGTTGCTTGAGTCGACCAATGCTATCCCCTGGAAGATAAACTGGGAGACCAAAGCGTTTGAGTATATCGGCCCACAGATTGAGCAGCTGTTGGGTTGGAGTCAGGACAGTTGGGTGTCAGCTCAGGACTGGATCGATCGTATTCATATGGATGAGCGGGATCAGACGGCGCAATACTGTATCAACCTGTGCGAAAAAGGCACCGATCATGAAGCCGATTACCGGGCGCTGACCGCTGATGGTCGTTATGTCTGGGTGCGTGATGTCGTCCATGTGATTCGCAAAAATGATGTGACGACTGAGCTGGTCGGTTTTATGTTTGATATCTCCGAGCGCAAGGCGCTGGAGGAGGAGTTGCAGCGAGCGAATAAAAAGCTGGAAGCGCTCTCCTATCTGGATGGTCTGACCGGGGTTCCCAATCGTCGCCTCTATGACCAGACACTGGCAAGCGAGTGGGCACGGGCACTGCGCTCCGGTAGCTCCCTCTCCCTGATCGTTATCGATATCGATCACTTTAAAGACTACAACGACCAGTGTGGACATATTCAGGGAGATGAATGCCTTAGACAGGTGGCAGAAGCGTTACAGAGTGTTGCGGTACGCTCAACCGACTTCTTTGCCCGTTATGGTGGAGAAGAGTTTGTCTTGTTGCTGCCCGATACCGCCAGGGAGGCCGCCCGTGATATTGCCGAACGTTGCCGTCGCTGTATTCTTGAACTTGCCTTGCCGCATCCGGCGTCGAGTACCGGGCCGTTGCTGACCATCAGCGCCGGAGTTGCCAGTCTGGAACCGCAACCGGGCGATGATTCTACAGAGCTGTTTTCAACCGCTGACCGGATGTTGTATCAGGCGAAACGTAACGGACGCAACCGCTTTGCCTGTAGCTGGCCAATTAAAACAACCGATGGTGAAACAAATCAGGCTGCAGGTTAA
- a CDS encoding DUF1097 domain-containing protein gives MKNLTALSISISLLGGLATYLAIGPLNGIFLIWAVFVAWGAFFAVGGTADAMKNTIVCGIFGVFLAWAAALIIINLPMAESLGLPLWAGIVVAATVLILCLAANIPALATIPASVFGYAPTFAYLLQTSGTLSNDVLLAANLSNPLLLISVSIIVGTLFGFASGQLGAKLTTAEA, from the coding sequence ATGAAGAATCTTACGGCTTTATCGATCAGTATTAGCCTTCTGGGTGGATTAGCCACGTATCTGGCGATCGGTCCTCTGAATGGTATTTTTCTTATCTGGGCGGTGTTTGTGGCCTGGGGCGCTTTCTTCGCTGTCGGTGGCACGGCGGATGCGATGAAGAATACGATTGTCTGCGGTATTTTTGGTGTTTTTCTGGCGTGGGCGGCAGCACTCATTATTATTAATCTGCCGATGGCCGAGTCGCTGGGATTGCCATTGTGGGCAGGCATCGTGGTTGCTGCAACGGTACTGATTCTGTGTCTGGCGGCCAATATTCCGGCATTGGCAACCATTCCCGCGAGTGTCTTTGGCTATGCGCCGACCTTTGCGTATCTGTTACAGACGTCGGGCACCCTCAGTAATGACGTGTTGCTGGCGGCTAACCTGAGTAACCCACTGTTGCTGATATCGGTTTCAATTATCGTAGGGACTTTGTTCGGGTTCGCGTCAGGACAGCTGGGAGCAAAACTGACAACAGCTGAGGCTTAA
- a CDS encoding AraC family transcriptional regulator, whose protein sequence is MNAQSAVKQYPRMTLVCDYINQNLDAELSIEQLSGVAALSKYHFHRLFSAFTGVSVVRFIQLMRLKRASFRLVFEQELRIIDIAYEAGFDSPEAFSRAFKRTFGQSPRSFRASPEWPEWHSKFQFDMPAGGVLKMNVEIVNFVETPVARVEHKGPREQVLETVGRFVAWRKATGLSPVNTSKTFGVPYNDPNTCVPEAFRFDVCGSFDGEVPANAYGVKSGVIPGGRCAVIHHRGSHDKIDECIYYLYRNWLPGSGEELRDYPCFFQYLNFIHEVDECDLLTDIYLPLK, encoded by the coding sequence ATGAATGCACAAAGCGCTGTAAAGCAATATCCGCGAATGACGCTGGTCTGTGATTATATCAATCAGAATCTGGATGCAGAGCTGTCGATAGAGCAACTGAGCGGTGTCGCGGCATTGTCGAAGTATCACTTTCATCGACTGTTTTCTGCGTTTACCGGCGTCAGCGTGGTTCGGTTTATTCAGCTGATGCGCTTAAAACGGGCCTCATTCCGGTTAGTGTTTGAACAGGAATTGCGGATCATCGATATCGCGTATGAAGCAGGGTTTGACAGCCCGGAAGCATTTTCCCGGGCATTTAAGCGAACCTTTGGACAATCTCCCCGCAGCTTCAGGGCATCACCTGAGTGGCCCGAATGGCACTCTAAATTCCAGTTTGATATGCCTGCAGGAGGCGTGCTGAAAATGAATGTTGAGATTGTAAATTTTGTCGAAACACCGGTTGCACGGGTTGAACATAAAGGTCCCCGTGAGCAGGTGCTGGAAACGGTGGGGCGGTTTGTCGCCTGGCGTAAAGCGACCGGTCTGTCTCCGGTTAACACCAGTAAAACCTTTGGTGTTCCCTACAATGACCCAAATACCTGCGTGCCGGAAGCGTTCCGTTTCGATGTGTGTGGCTCGTTTGACGGGGAGGTTCCGGCGAATGCTTATGGCGTGAAGTCCGGAGTGATTCCGGGGGGGCGTTGCGCCGTGATTCATCACCGCGGCAGTCACGATAAAATTGATGAGTGTATCTATTATCTATACCGTAACTGGTTGCCCGGTAGCGGCGAAGAGCTGCGGGACTATCCCTGCTTTTTCCAGTATCTGAACTTTATCCATGAAGTCGATGAGTGTGATCTGCTGACCGATATCTACCTGCCATTGAAATAG
- a CDS encoding CBS domain-containing protein gives MNNYNELKTILLDASDHIARPGELHEYTLKTPAIEVVTDFEKVQPLMMEQDVSIDEARQMMRKVHVRSVLVIDKDENFRGLLTIADLESRAAMSIATSAGLKRHDISIREVMTPRDKLHAIPLSEITHASIGDLLRTLQHAGTPHMLVVDPQNHEIRGVISASDIARRLKVPVEISKRASNFREVVDVLFSGKDT, from the coding sequence ATGAATAACTATAACGAACTGAAAACTATCCTACTGGATGCCTCCGATCATATCGCCCGTCCAGGGGAGTTACACGAATACACGCTCAAAACACCGGCCATCGAAGTAGTGACCGACTTTGAGAAGGTTCAGCCACTGATGATGGAGCAGGATGTCTCCATCGATGAAGCCCGCCAGATGATGCGCAAGGTCCATGTGCGTTCGGTACTGGTGATCGATAAGGATGAAAACTTTCGCGGCCTGCTGACCATTGCCGATCTTGAAAGCCGCGCGGCAATGAGTATTGCAACCTCCGCCGGCCTCAAACGTCACGATATCTCGATCAGAGAGGTGATGACGCCCCGTGACAAATTGCACGCCATTCCCCTCTCTGAGATCACCCATGCCAGCATTGGTGACCTGTTGCGCACATTACAACATGCCGGCACTCCGCATATGCTGGTCGTCGATCCGCAGAATCACGAAATCCGTGGGGTAATCTCCGCCAGTGATATCGCCCGCCGCCTGAAGGTGCCGGTAGAAATTTCCAAACGGGCATCCAATTTCCGGGAAGTGGTCGATGTGCTGTTTTCCGGCAAGGATACTTGA
- a CDS encoding dienelactone hydrolase family protein gives MPSIQFTSQHATPDALLLMFHGVGASPESLQPLAEYINHAYPDLEIRIPAGFAPSTISPRGFQWFDVIGVTEENRPARVQQVMPAFDQLIRQQAESAGVPLEKVVLLGFSQGTIMSLEWLKQSHDAVAGIIAIAGRFAELPQTAPGCTTPVCLIHGETDQVIDSDYAQQNQQRLSELGIPCELNLLPDTPHSITPTMYPLITDFIQKVI, from the coding sequence ATGCCCTCCATCCAGTTCACATCTCAACATGCCACCCCTGATGCCCTGCTACTGATGTTTCACGGTGTCGGTGCCAGCCCTGAATCACTGCAGCCATTGGCTGAATATATTAACCACGCTTACCCTGATCTGGAGATTCGCATTCCTGCCGGATTTGCCCCTTCGACTATCTCGCCACGGGGGTTTCAGTGGTTTGATGTGATCGGCGTAACCGAAGAGAACCGGCCAGCACGCGTGCAGCAGGTCATGCCGGCATTTGATCAGCTGATCCGGCAACAGGCAGAGTCGGCTGGCGTGCCACTGGAGAAGGTGGTGTTACTGGGCTTTTCGCAGGGCACGATTATGTCGCTGGAGTGGCTGAAACAGAGTCATGATGCGGTCGCCGGTATTATCGCTATCGCCGGACGTTTTGCAGAACTGCCGCAAACAGCCCCGGGCTGCACGACTCCGGTCTGCCTGATTCATGGTGAGACCGATCAGGTCATCGACTCCGACTATGCGCAACAGAACCAGCAGCGTTTATCCGAACTCGGGATACCTTGTGAACTGAACCTGCTACCAGACACCCCGCACAGCATCACCCCAACGATGTACCCGCTGATTACCGACTTCATTCAAAAGGTTATCTAA
- a CDS encoding RDD family protein gives MEEVQNPYTAPQSELTVAAEESVPVAASKMRRFLNYLIDIILFQLVLGFLIGIVGMLLFGDAGMAYIESIPDYLFGIFVLILYYLVFEGVFGITIGKLITGTRIVNEKGLPPSFAQILGRTFLRIVPFEPFSFLGKTGRGWHDTVSNTYVICIRKPNTQKTTEQSS, from the coding sequence ATGGAAGAAGTACAAAACCCCTATACGGCACCTCAGTCAGAGCTGACAGTCGCAGCAGAAGAAAGCGTCCCCGTTGCCGCCAGCAAAATGCGGCGATTTTTAAATTACCTGATTGATATTATCCTGTTCCAGCTCGTCTTAGGTTTCTTAATTGGAATCGTTGGAATGTTGCTTTTTGGTGATGCCGGTATGGCTTATATTGAGTCGATACCTGATTACCTGTTTGGGATATTTGTTCTCATACTGTACTACCTGGTTTTTGAAGGAGTCTTCGGTATCACTATTGGTAAACTGATCACAGGCACCCGGATAGTGAACGAGAAAGGACTTCCACCAAGTTTCGCCCAGATTCTGGGCAGAACCTTTCTCCGGATAGTTCCATTCGAACCGTTTTCATTTCTCGGTAAAACCGGCCGTGGCTGGCACGATACCGTATCGAATACCTATGTCATCTGTATACGGAAACCAAACACCCAAAAGACTACTGAGCAGAGTAGCTAG